The Quercus lobata isolate SW786 chromosome 4, ValleyOak3.0 Primary Assembly, whole genome shotgun sequence genome segment tttattttttaactgcTTTTGTTATTCTAATTCTGACAGGTTCTACGTTCATGTTCTCACTTGGCAACATACAAATATTGCACATGAACCATCCTGATGTGGTAAAGGAAATAAGCATATGCACTTCCTTAGACTTGGGAAAGCCTTCCTATCAACACAAAGATCGAGGTCCTCTACTTGGCCATGGGATTCTGACTTCAAATGGAGCAACATGGGCTCACCAAAGGAAAATCCTTGCTCCAGAACTATACATGGAAAAGGTCAAGGTATGCTTCAAATCAATTATACATCTTTTTAGTATGAGAATCAACCTTTCCAAACATAACAAGGGGATAAGACTGTCTATCAATTATGACAGCAATTATGACATTTGTTCAGTCAAGATATAAGTTTTGCTCATACATGTTGTCTTAATAATAGTCCTTCTAATCCCAGCTTTCTGATTAGTAAAAATGCCTTTAGTGATTGGATACTGGTGCAATTTGTAGGATATGATGAACTTAATGGTGGAGTCCTCAATTACACTAGTGAACTCATGGACTAATCTGATTGAGAGTGAGAGTGGAGTTGCAGATGTTCACGTTGATGAATACATGAGAAGCTTTTCTGGAGATGTGATCTCAAGAGCTTGTTTTGGCAGCAATTACTCCGAAGGGGAAGAGATATTTTTAAAGCTTAGAGAACTTCAAGAGCAAATgtcaaaaaaagtttttttaagtGGCATTCCAGTAAtaaggtttgatttttttttttttttttttttttgggtactacataagaatttttattgtcattattattaCCTTACCAATAATTAGACAAATGTGGGTTTCAGTAAAATTTCTTGtctttgaataaaaaatctcaaatataGGTTTTAAACCACACTTATATAATAAATCGATTGGTATCTTAACATATTGAAATTCTATCGtatctaaaaaaacaaattatcaaaCAAAGAGTGATTGCATGTCACAATTTTCAGATATCTTCCAACTAAGAACAATAGGGAAACATGGAGGCTACAAAAAGAGGTCCGCTCTTTGATTATGAAGGTAGTGAAGGAAAGAAAGGAGGGAGCATCACAGAATAATTTGCTGCAAATGATAATTGAAGGTGCAACCAATAGTGATTTTGGTCAAGATGAGACTGACAGATTCATTGTTGACAATTGCAAGAACATATACTTAGCAGGGTATGAGACAACTGCAGTGTCTGCAACATGGACCTTGATGTTGTTGGCCTCAAATCCAGAGTGGCAACAAAGAGTTCGTTCTGAGGTTCTCGAAATTTGTGCTGATCAAATGCCTAATGCTGACATGGTTCGCAAGATGAAGACGGTGAGTATTATAtatttcagaaagaaaaaaaataatgagtaagtttttcatatatttcattttaaccttaaaattttaaaatgtttcatttaaatattatgccgctctttgtttttttttttaccattaaaaCATGACTGCTAATTggtttaaatgaaatttatttcaaacaccgagatttaaaataaatttatccaaaaaggtTTATATAAAACCATATGAAACTACAAGGtttaaatgatatatttttaaaactttaaggTTTAAACAAAAcgttttaaaattaaatggcTTAATTGAGAGATACCAAAAACTCTAAGATTTAAAaggtaaccaaaaaaaaaaaagtattatataattttttgtcatGCATGCTCCATGATAATTCATCATTTATCATTActtcaaaacattaattgattttttatatagaCAAAATTCAAACTTAGGTCCCTTATTTGATAGCAAAAGATATTATCAAAGCTAACAATTTAAACTTGTGTGTTAAATTGGTATCTAGCATATAAGTGCAATTGGTGACATAGGATGCCAATAAGATTTATTGCCTAGATTGCCATGTTCATTACCATAATCATTTGATACATACCTAAAATGGAGAATTCTAAATTCTATCCAGCACTTGTGCATTCAAACTATCAACCCCACACAATCCAATCCAATGTCTCAAATCGGTTTTTCGAGGATCAATGTGGATTATGTTGGgttctaaattaattttgaaacttggtttGGGTAGGATTTgggttgacaaaattttcaacttaaGTAACCCAATCAAACCCAAGCTATTAATagcttaaaaaatatatgtattttaaagttttagttTGGCTTATTTTATAGTTTGGGATTTAGTTTAAATTTGTTAGTTTAGGTTTTCCTAGACTTAAATTTGATGAAAATGGAATATTAATTAGACtcaattttgtaaattataattacttattaaataatGAACTTAAATAGTTGAATGAATCTTTGTTTTTTCCCTTCTAAAAcaaatccatttttttattgggcttGACAAAATAACCCAAACCTAACACCGCCCAACACAACCCAATCCAAGAAATGAGCTTATCTTGGGGAATTTTTAAAGTTACCAGGGTAAAGTTGAGTTGGAGATTTCTCTAACTTATTAAGGTCCggttggattaaaaaattactCCAAAACCTAACTAGACACCCATGCAAACTTCCGTTGGTACCCAAgtcattataaaattttccccTCCTTTTTATAAAGTTTAGGTGAAGCTAATGAAAATCATGGGTAATTTATTAAAGGCCTCaacttttttaatattcattgaagaaaaaagatgttcactgaattttttaattttgttatgttAGGGGATCACAATTTAACTCCCTACAACTACTCTAAAAATAGGTCTGCGTTGCATGATGTTCAATAACATAAAAGATTTTAGCGTGTTTTTCTCATCACCAATTGATTTTGGGGTAAGAGAAAATTATAGAACTCGTTTGTTACCATTattcaaacaataatttttagtatttaaacaatattacaagtattttcaaaaaatacaaacaatgttatTAAGAAGAACGTTACCTAACTGACCTATATAATGATTTGGGTTAGATCAGCCACCCACCATTGTGTCACCTACTGACCAATCTTTGCTTGGTTTAATGGATTTGACAGTTGACCATGGTAATTCACGAATCATTGCGCCTTTATCCTCCAGTGCCAATAGTGTCCAGGGAGGCATTTCAAGACATGAAATTTGGAGACATAAACGTACCTAAAGGTGTAAATGTGTGGACCTTGATGGTATCCTTACACCAAGACCCTGATCTTTGGGGACCTGATGCCAACATCTTTAAACCCGAAAGGTTTGCCAATGGAGTCAATGGTGCATGCAAGCTCCCTTACGTGTACATGCCATTTGGGGTCGGTCCTCGTACCTGTTTAGGGCAAAACTTTGCCATGGTAGAGCTCAAAATTCTTCTTGCTTTGATTGTGTCCAACTTCTCCTTTTCCTTGTCACCCAAATACAGGCACTCCCCGGCATTGAAGTTGATTATAGAGCCTGAAGATGGTGTCAATCTCCTTATTAAGAAGCTGTGAACAATGAGCCAATtactattatattatatagtacTACTACTATAGTTGGTATTGCAGAAAGTTTTGTTAATTGGTGCTTAAACTTGGATTATTACAAGATCAATGAACATATAGAAGCACTAGGCCCTACATGGTATCTTGTGACAAGACCCATTTCTTATTGCAACAgcagtttttgttttggttctgttagaaatactgaatgattgtattgtatttctcaagtaataaaatatacataagtgtctttatataggaggcagagtgtACAATACAAGTAaatgtgctatacaagtaaacaaggtgggcctgaagcccacataccctaatacacgttaacagcccccctcaaactcaaggtggatgtgagaccaacttgaggttgtcaaccaaagtgcGAAGacgtcccttaggatgtgacttggtgaagatatctgtaagttgatctttagaagaaactgagatcagcttgagagcaccatggacaagataataacggataaaatgacaatcgatctcgatgtgtttagtccgttcatggaagacatcattgtgagcaatatgaatggcactctggttgtcacaataaagaggagtagcagagAATGTGGATacacctaagtctttgagaagccaccgtagccaaaggagctcaaatgtggtatcagcaagggcacgatattctgcttcagtactggagcgggccacatgagtttgtttcttacttcgccaagaaatcagagaagaaccaaaaagaaagtaatAGCCAGTGGTGGACCTACGATCAGTGGAATCTGCTGCCCAATTAGTATCAGAAAATGCACGGAaaacaagaggagactgagcaaagtagaaaagaccatggaagagagtgccctttAGGTATCGAAGTATGCACataacagcagcatagtgagtcgatcgtggagcagacagatactaaCTTACATGGtgaacagcataggaaatgtctggaCAAGTGACAGTGAGATAGACTAGGTTGCCAACCaagcgtctgtaaagagagggattagacaactGTTTCCCCCCTGAcggagtcagatgcgcattcagctcaactggagtgtcaacagtcttgctattagtgagtccagctcgagacaagagttcagaagcatacttgacttgagtaatataaagtccatctgtagaatgagtgatttcaagacccaagaagtagctgagatgtccaagatctttcatctcaaactgctgacAGAGAAAacccttgagttcttgaatgccactaaggtcatcaccagttatgatcatatcatccacatataggagaagtaaaatagtgcatTTGTCaatgcgacgaagaaataaggcagaatcataatgactggccatgtaacctaagcgagagatggtaaaactgaatttggcaaaccaagctcgtggagcttgtttaaggccataaaaaGCACGccgaaggtaacaaaccttatttgattcaacagagagaccaggaggaggttgcatataaacttcttcacttaaatctccattaaggaatgcatttttgacatccatctgaaaaaggtcCCATTTTCTGGCAGCAACAACAGTTAAGAGAGCTTGAACaaatgagatacgagcaaccggagcaaaagtctcttcataatcaatcccatactcctgtgtaaaaccttttgcaacaagacgagctttgtagcgctcaatggacccatcagagcgagtcttaatcttgtagatccacttacaactaaccacagatttcccaggggggagagtcaccaaatcccaagtatgatttttagataatgcatcaagttcctctttcattgcaatctgccacaaagggtcagtggaagcctcacgataggtgtgaggctcatgtagtgtagcaagagcagtgtaacaatgataatcaaataaatgtgtaggaatggatcttacccgagttgagtgacAAGGTGGAATTTCTTGTACAAGATCTTCAGGCgaagcaggagcaggggacctaAGCTCAGGGTTGGGTAGCTTGTCTTCAACCTGtgcatcttccacctgttcattaaaaggtgaactaggaaagggatcaaaGGTATCTGGTGATTGGACAAAAAAGTCTATAGCAGGATCAGGAGCAActacaggaggatcaggagcagttacagaaggaatatgtgcctcatctggaaaaagatctaaaacagaggaggaagatagggaggcacaGAAGTGAGAAAGCTCGATAAAGGAttgatgttcccaaaagacaacattgtgggagatacgaagacgatgagagataggatcataacaccgataccccttttgagtttcgccgtagccaagaaaacaacaaagccttgaccgaggctcaagtttgttatgctcatgtggctgaagaagaacgaaacaagcagaaccgaaggagcgaaggtggtgatagtctggaggtgacccaaaaaggcgctcatatggagtttgattttgaataacaggacttggaatgcgattaatagcatgaaaggcagcttcaccccaaaaaggagcaggaactttggcagagagaagaagAGTACGAACaatgtcaagaatatgacgaagttttcgttcggctctaccattttgctgagaggtacctggacaagttagttgatgaacagtgccataggaatgcaaaacagcttggaaagcatattgagtgtactcaagagcattatcagatcgaaaaattttgatacgtttggaaaattgagttttaaccatttttgtaaaattagaatatacttgcaataactcagaacgatgtttcatattaaaaatccagctatagcgagagtaatcatcaacaaagacaacaaaatatcgagatccaccaatactagagacagaggaaggcccccaaacatcagaatgaataagatcaaagatatcagtggatattgattcactagtattgaaaggcaaagctggttgttttcctaactgacatgaaacacaatcaaaattttttgtagacactgaacctaacaaacctctagaagccaattgttgaactcgagaggaagatgcatgaccaagtcgagcatgccaaagtgcaagggaaggaatagAAGAAACTGCAGTAGCTGCAACAAttgaaacaggagcaacaagtggaagacgaaggttgtccacgggaaacatacgcccaactctaggaccggtcccaagctcctgtcccgtccttggatcctgcacaatacacccagaataatcaaagataatgcgataacctaACTCaactaattgtcccacagaaaataaattgtaagaaaggtcaggaacattaaagacactaggaaccgagagattggaggtcgaaacggaacctatattatgaccagacatagtggaaccatttgctgtgtgaatattaagagggtgtggtgcaggtttaagttcagaaaataaggacgagtgaggagtcatgtgattgcaaTAAGCAGAATCTATAAGCCAAGAGGAAgaagacataccagataaagctaagagagaagaggaataagatgcattaccaaccatacgaatgacattggcgatgatATTTTTAAGGTCATCTGTGAACATGGTGAAAGTGCGTCCTGAAGACTTAGATTGTGCAGAGAtgggagccattggttggacactctcagtgttagcaacagtagcagcgGAAATTGACACAGCTGATTTGTTGCGATGATAGCAAATCTCAATAttatggccaaaacgtttgcaaaaatCGCAAAAACGTTTGCTGGATTGTCGGCGACgattattgcaacaagaagaagacctgtccttatttttcatttagaagcaaaatatgcataaatggactacaaaaatgaaatctacgcgaaaaactgggtaagaagcacctggactgcaaaaagtcaaccctgagaaaagtcaacggtcaaagtcaaagtcaacagtAAACGGTCAACCACTATGATGACGTCAGCAGGATGACGTAAGCTAAAGACCTtagctagggctgacgtggatGATGACGTCAGCAGGAGCACAGCGGCGCGTGAGGCCCGTGAGTCAATCTCGCCGGAAATTTGGTCGGTGAGTGAAAACGCGTGGGATTCCGATCAGGCCGATTTTTCTCCGGTTATGTAGATCGgagaaagacaattccgatgaAGGCAGCGATGAGTTGATCGGAGCAACACTGGTGGGGCGTGAGGCGCGTGGACAAGCTGCGGAATCTTTGACCGGCGCATGGGGGCGCGTGAATGGTCAGCTGGTGGTGATTCCGACGGCTTTGTGTAGAGCGGTTGAAGATCTACCCAATGATAGGTCTTATGTCTTAATCGGAGATCCGATGTGGAAGATCCGACAGAAGCAGTGATCTTGGTGGCGGTGATCGAGCTTCTGACGGTGAAGATTCAACCTTTGCACCTCTGACGACGATGGAACAGTTAGGAGAGGGCAAGGAAAAAGGTTTACTGACCAATGAAGTCAAGGCAGCGGAAAATACCAACGAAGACAAAACTGCAAGACACAAGAAAATTAGAGCaatggctttgataccatgttagaaatactaaatgattgtattgtatttctcaagtaatagaatatacataagtacctttatataggaggcagagtgtgcagtacaagtaagtgtgctatacaagtaaacaaggtgggcctaaagcccacatactactaatgggctaatatatctttaacaccccctctcaaactcaaaatGGAaacttgatgaaatcttgagatttgataaggttgagaagatcccttgaatgaagtttggctctgtgacAGTAGTTTGAGGAAGACAATGGTCTTGTAGTGTTGATGCGACTTCCAACAGTGGCTTGACTATACTGGAGAGTTTTGACGGCAGTagtaggaagccaaagaagatgaacgcagcAAAGAAaaacaccgaggaagacaaagattgctcttaaatataccgTAAGGACAGAAAATCATGGCCACAAaaaggtggctctgataccatgttaaatattaggaTTGATACACCATATTGAATATACTAAtatagatgcggaagcgaaagtataaagtatagaacacaGTAACACACGggagttacgtggttcagcctaacggcctacatccacggaggaaaccctaaagggctacatcaataatatattaaagtgtagtacaaatcctgtgttacaatgaatcataacatgtgtatatatagtagactaaaccctagactaatagacttctagtacaagtaggagacttggcttgcacacaaagtagaattaggtttgggcctatactaatgggctaatatatctttaacagGTTTCCTTTTTCAACGGTTGAATTATATTGATATCTTATGCCATTTACCAATCTTGATGCACGTATGACAGACATATGCCCCTATAACTAGGCATGTGTTTTGTTTAGACTGCATTGCACTTTATTAGCTATAACCAAAATTAGGTATACGGACAAACAGTGACaactctaggaatttttttcagGGTGCTCCTTAAGAAGCATAGTTTTTTCCAGTAACGGCTTCAGGAATTTTTTCCAAatgtattgttgtttagttgtttcattaatttgtttgtcttttataaactataatttgttatattgttgtttcattaattataaaattattaattgttgtttagcctaacataatttaatttgtttgtcttttataatgtattggttaattaaattattaattattgtttattagttgctttccccaattaattattggttaattaatattccaaacaaacaaaattaattagttcaactaattACTATGGTTGTTTGATACTTGGAATATCACACtattacttaacaaaaaaaaaaaaaattcaataaattgtgcagcacaaaaaatatatagaccGTATAGCTAAAGTCCAAGTCTAAAAAAGAGtgatttattacatattttataacCATTAGTTGAAGTAATCAACTAGCACACAGCACACCACTGGACCTTGTAGCCTGGTGGTACTCGGTACCATGTGTATCTATGAGCTCGGGGTTTTATCCCCCATaattacctagcaaaaaaaaaactagtacaCAGCACACAgccatatttattaattattatttgcaCACTTGCACTAGTACTAACACATAGTAAATCAAATAAGGCCAATTGCTTGTATCTCACAAAAAGACACCAACACCAatactaaaagacaattaataatCTCACCTACACCAACACTGGATAAAGCCAAAAACAAGGTaaatattaagagagagagaaagagagagagagagagagagagagagagagagagagagagagagagagtcagagagaaaaagagagagaaataccttgagggagcaCTAAAGTAGGGAAGCTGAAGGCTGAAGCTGAGGCAGTGATCCTCACTGACGACCGATCTCCGATGAGGGGCGACGATGTGCTCTGGATCGATCTCTGATGAGGGGAGGCATTGCTCTGTTTTGAGGTTTGCTTTAACGTGATTTCTGATTTAGTGATTTGAGGTTTCTGATTTAGTGATTTGCTCTGTattggggtttggtttttttttttttttttttatattttttttttgagatccGTGGGTTTGACTTCCTTGTATCTGTTGGGCCTGTCGTGAGGCTGCATTGTTGGGCTATGCCATCCGTGTTTTGctctgtttcatttttttttttattcagattttagttcgattttttttttgggctttttttttattttatttcttttttttgcttgaacgtagaacaaatacatttttttttattctattataaatttagagggtgttcctattttttttaaggtaaataataaatcaaatttattattatattatgaattttttttttagtcaaggTGTTCCATGAAACACCTGACATACGGGGGTTGTTATACGGGCACCCCAACTAATGGGGGACAAATACTGTGGGGTGCTAACACTTTTTTCTCTTGTAACTCGACACACTTTCAAATCTATGTTTTGGGTACTCGAGACACTACTGAACTAGTGTGATATGGGAGAATAGACATTGGAAAATAGCTATCAAATTCAGTGacttatatctatttttttattatatattatatatggtaTTATAAAACATCTAATAGTTCTCTACCCATAATCTTACCCTCCAACTAGAACTTGAAAATGGAGTGACCAATTATACCTTAAGCAATCTTTATGATTATTAATGACACCTCCATACGCTCTACATAGTTCCAGCACACCGGTATAACACCATGAGTACAAGTAGTGCAAGTGATAAATTCTCACACATTGAGAGGGACCATCAACTCAATAACTCTAAACCTCGAAGTCGTCATCCCTCCACAAATAGGTCAGGTCAGGCTAGGTTTGACAATCAACATATCCAATAGTTAGAACTCTGTCATTGGAATGAGTTTGTGCAGTATGttcaatttcttgaattttgtgATGTATAGAACATTGTTTGTGCATAGATATAGGTACTATAAGAAATTTATggaaaattatacaaattattga includes the following:
- the LOC115984000 gene encoding cytochrome P450 714C2-like; protein product: MDLPLLLLKVTFTIALVGFVSKLILICDTLILKPERLRSKLRRQGIRGPPPSFLLGNINDMKKMKANSSKTPPGKQAITHNCSSALFPFFELWSKEYGSTFMFSLGNIQILHMNHPDVVKEISICTSLDLGKPSYQHKDRGPLLGHGILTSNGATWAHQRKILAPELYMEKVKDMMNLMVESSITLVNSWTNLIESESGVADVHVDEYMRSFSGDVISRACFGSNYSEGEEIFLKLRELQEQMSKKVFLSGIPVIRYLPTKNNRETWRLQKEVRSLIMKVVKERKEGASQNNLLQMIIEGATNSDFGQDETDRFIVDNCKNIYLAGYETTAVSATWTLMLLASNPEWQQRVRSEVLEICADQMPNADMVRKMKTLTMVIHESLRLYPPVPIVSREAFQDMKFGDINVPKGVNVWTLMVSLHQDPDLWGPDANIFKPERFANGVNGACKLPYVYMPFGVGPRTCLGQNFAMVELKILLALIVSNFSFSLSPKYRHSPALKLIIEPEDGVNLLIKKL